The following are from one region of the Oncorhynchus masou masou isolate Uvic2021 chromosome 24, UVic_Omas_1.1, whole genome shotgun sequence genome:
- the zbtb7a gene encoding zinc finger and BTB domain-containing protein 7A isoform X1 gives MPSLVLPTVPSHATQWGASVSSQTEETPFMASGFITLHKTGRRTDGRTDTRAAAVIGGSAAGWWKMSSGAGGRGGRRLRGGGGGEAAEEGPVGIPFPEHSADILGSLNKQRLSGLLCDVLLITQEREFTAHRSVLASCSSYFHKLFTSGPTASQQNVYTIDFVAAEALGALLDFAYTATLTISHSSVGDILAAARLLEIPPVQEVCTHLLDTKVLSPPAGSERGEEDDDDDDDEGDGGKGGGGWGQQGNRLRAREYLEYFQRGAHWSSSCSTPELRDMPTHLHFNHGNGSHSNGVPGGPSEFCSPLDLAQAPTQDPDDDEDDEEDEVKVEHSENRRDMLTWARGNGGGPGASFYAPAQNGHFFLPTKPKLEPEEEEEEDGMRDGERGSASALLQQMMDSIERQKERAATGEELGEGEDPDVEFYLNYFNSTQHEDAAVSQGLLPLWATRGGSSQDRGGGERGGRGRGGGGGEERGGGGGERKMRSKAFQKCPICSKVIQGAGKLPRHIRTHTGEKPYECAICKVRFTRQDKLKVHMRKHTGEKPYLCAQCGAAFAHNYDLKNHMRVHTGLRPYQCSSCFKTFVRSDHLHRHLKKDGCNGIPSRRGRKPRVRDPGLLEASMGLVGPGPRSGRERRRMEAASAEGASRVHAHSPQPQERPEELGH, from the exons acaggcagacggacagacggCAGGACGGACACGCGGGCGGCGGCTGTGATTGGCGGCTCGGCGGCAGGCTGGTGGAAGATGTCGTCGGGAGCCGGTGGGAGGGGTGGGCGGCGGCTCAGGGGTGGGGGGGGAGGAGAAGCGGCGGAGGAAGGCCCAGTGGGTATCCCCTTCCCCGAGCACAGCGCAGACATCCTGGGCAGTCTGAACAAGCAGCGCCTCAGCGGCCTTCTGTGCGACGTGCTCCTGATCACCCAGGAGAGGGAATTCACTGCCCACCGTTCGGTCCTGGCCTCCTGCAGCTCCTACTTCCACAAGTTGTTCACCTCGGGCCCGACCGCCAGCCAGCAGAACGTCTACACCATAGACTTTGTGGCGGCCGAGGCCCTGGGCGCCCTGCTAGACTTTGCCTATACAGCCACGCTAACGATCAGTCACAGCTCTGTGGGAGACATCCTGGCTGCCGCCCGCCTGCTGGAGATCCCTCCTGTCCAGGAAGTCTGCACTCACCTGCTGGACACCAAAGTGCTCTCCCCGCCG GCGGGCAGTGagcgaggagaggaggatgatgatgatgatgatgatgagggggATGGTGggaagggtggaggaggatgggggCAGCAGGGGAATCGACTGCGGGCCCGGGAGTATCTAGAATACTTCCAGAGAGGGGCCCACTGGAGCAGCAGCTGCAGCACGCCAGAGCTCAGGGACATGCCCACACACCTGCACTTTAACCATGGCAATGGGTCCCACAGCAACGGGGTCCCCGGGGGCCCCAGCGAGTTCTGCTCTCCCCTGGACCTTGCCCAGGCCCCCACACAGGACccagatgatgatgaggatgacgaGGAGGACGAAGTAAAGGTGGAGCACTCTGAGAACCGCAGGGACATGCTGACCTGGGccagggggaatggaggggggCCAGGGGCCTCTTTCTACGCCCCTGCCCAGAACGGCCATTTCTTCCTCCCCACGAAGCCCAAACTGGAgccggaggaggaagaggaggaagatggcatgcgggatggggagagAGGCTCGGCCAGCGCACTCCTGCAGCAGATGATGGACTCCATCGAGAGGCAGAAGGAGCGGGCCGCGACCGGGGAggagctgggggagggggaggacccGGATGTGGAGTTTTACTTGAATTACTTTAACAGCACACAGCATGAGGACGCCGCCGTCTCACAGGGACTGCTGCCTCTCTGGGCGACAAGGGGAGGCTCCAGccaagatagagggggaggagagaggggaggaagaggaagaggaggaggaggaggagaagagagaggagggggtggaggggagaggaagatgCGCTCCAAGGCCTTCCAGAAGTGCCCAATCTGCTCCAAAGTCATCCAGGGTGCAGGCAAGCTACCCCGCCACATCCGCACGCACACGGGAGAGAAGCCCTACGAGTGCGCCATCTGCAAAGTGCGCTTCACCAG GCAGGACAAGCTCAAGGTTCACATGCGTAAGCATacgggagagaagccttacctGTGTGCGCAGTGTGGTGCTGCGTTCGCCCACAACTACGACCTGAAGAACCACATGCGCGTGCACACAGGCCTGCGGCCCTACCAGTGCTCCAGCTGCTTTAAGACTTTTGTGCGTTCAGACCACCTGCACCGCCACCTCAAGAAGGACGGCTGCAACGGTATCCCCTCCCGCCGGGGCCGCAAGCCTCGGGTACGGGACCCCGGGCTCCTGGAGGCCTCCATGGGGCTGGTGGGCCCCGGCCCTCGCAGTGGCAGGGAGAGACGGCGCATGGAGGCAGCCTCGGCAGAGGGGGCCTCCAGGGTCCATGCACACAGTCCCCAGCCCCAGGAGAGGCCAGAGGAGCTGGGGCActga
- the zbtb7a gene encoding zinc finger and BTB domain-containing protein 7A isoform X2, with product MSSGAGGRGGRRLRGGGGGEAAEEGPVGIPFPEHSADILGSLNKQRLSGLLCDVLLITQEREFTAHRSVLASCSSYFHKLFTSGPTASQQNVYTIDFVAAEALGALLDFAYTATLTISHSSVGDILAAARLLEIPPVQEVCTHLLDTKVLSPPAGSERGEEDDDDDDDEGDGGKGGGGWGQQGNRLRAREYLEYFQRGAHWSSSCSTPELRDMPTHLHFNHGNGSHSNGVPGGPSEFCSPLDLAQAPTQDPDDDEDDEEDEVKVEHSENRRDMLTWARGNGGGPGASFYAPAQNGHFFLPTKPKLEPEEEEEEDGMRDGERGSASALLQQMMDSIERQKERAATGEELGEGEDPDVEFYLNYFNSTQHEDAAVSQGLLPLWATRGGSSQDRGGGERGGRGRGGGGGEERGGGGGERKMRSKAFQKCPICSKVIQGAGKLPRHIRTHTGEKPYECAICKVRFTRQDKLKVHMRKHTGEKPYLCAQCGAAFAHNYDLKNHMRVHTGLRPYQCSSCFKTFVRSDHLHRHLKKDGCNGIPSRRGRKPRVRDPGLLEASMGLVGPGPRSGRERRRMEAASAEGASRVHAHSPQPQERPEELGH from the exons ATGTCGTCGGGAGCCGGTGGGAGGGGTGGGCGGCGGCTCAGGGGTGGGGGGGGAGGAGAAGCGGCGGAGGAAGGCCCAGTGGGTATCCCCTTCCCCGAGCACAGCGCAGACATCCTGGGCAGTCTGAACAAGCAGCGCCTCAGCGGCCTTCTGTGCGACGTGCTCCTGATCACCCAGGAGAGGGAATTCACTGCCCACCGTTCGGTCCTGGCCTCCTGCAGCTCCTACTTCCACAAGTTGTTCACCTCGGGCCCGACCGCCAGCCAGCAGAACGTCTACACCATAGACTTTGTGGCGGCCGAGGCCCTGGGCGCCCTGCTAGACTTTGCCTATACAGCCACGCTAACGATCAGTCACAGCTCTGTGGGAGACATCCTGGCTGCCGCCCGCCTGCTGGAGATCCCTCCTGTCCAGGAAGTCTGCACTCACCTGCTGGACACCAAAGTGCTCTCCCCGCCG GCGGGCAGTGagcgaggagaggaggatgatgatgatgatgatgatgagggggATGGTGggaagggtggaggaggatgggggCAGCAGGGGAATCGACTGCGGGCCCGGGAGTATCTAGAATACTTCCAGAGAGGGGCCCACTGGAGCAGCAGCTGCAGCACGCCAGAGCTCAGGGACATGCCCACACACCTGCACTTTAACCATGGCAATGGGTCCCACAGCAACGGGGTCCCCGGGGGCCCCAGCGAGTTCTGCTCTCCCCTGGACCTTGCCCAGGCCCCCACACAGGACccagatgatgatgaggatgacgaGGAGGACGAAGTAAAGGTGGAGCACTCTGAGAACCGCAGGGACATGCTGACCTGGGccagggggaatggaggggggCCAGGGGCCTCTTTCTACGCCCCTGCCCAGAACGGCCATTTCTTCCTCCCCACGAAGCCCAAACTGGAgccggaggaggaagaggaggaagatggcatgcgggatggggagagAGGCTCGGCCAGCGCACTCCTGCAGCAGATGATGGACTCCATCGAGAGGCAGAAGGAGCGGGCCGCGACCGGGGAggagctgggggagggggaggacccGGATGTGGAGTTTTACTTGAATTACTTTAACAGCACACAGCATGAGGACGCCGCCGTCTCACAGGGACTGCTGCCTCTCTGGGCGACAAGGGGAGGCTCCAGccaagatagagggggaggagagaggggaggaagaggaagaggaggaggaggaggagaagagagaggagggggtggaggggagaggaagatgCGCTCCAAGGCCTTCCAGAAGTGCCCAATCTGCTCCAAAGTCATCCAGGGTGCAGGCAAGCTACCCCGCCACATCCGCACGCACACGGGAGAGAAGCCCTACGAGTGCGCCATCTGCAAAGTGCGCTTCACCAG GCAGGACAAGCTCAAGGTTCACATGCGTAAGCATacgggagagaagccttacctGTGTGCGCAGTGTGGTGCTGCGTTCGCCCACAACTACGACCTGAAGAACCACATGCGCGTGCACACAGGCCTGCGGCCCTACCAGTGCTCCAGCTGCTTTAAGACTTTTGTGCGTTCAGACCACCTGCACCGCCACCTCAAGAAGGACGGCTGCAACGGTATCCCCTCCCGCCGGGGCCGCAAGCCTCGGGTACGGGACCCCGGGCTCCTGGAGGCCTCCATGGGGCTGGTGGGCCCCGGCCCTCGCAGTGGCAGGGAGAGACGGCGCATGGAGGCAGCCTCGGCAGAGGGGGCCTCCAGGGTCCATGCACACAGTCCCCAGCCCCAGGAGAGGCCAGAGGAGCTGGGGCActga